Sequence from the Thermoanaerobacterium sp. PSU-2 genome:
ATAAGATAATACCCGTTAAAGATTTAATTGGTACTATCATGGATGAGTATAATAAAGCGCTTTATTTAAACATGTGACTATTTAAAAGACTGCCGTATTGGCAGTCTTTTAAAATTATTTTCTGGGCTTTGAAATCTCTACGCTTATTCTTTTACCATCGATTGTTTTACCAGATAATTGGTCAATTATATTTTTTGCAGCGCTTCTGGCCACATTTACAAACGAAAATTTTTCAAATATGTCTATATCCTGTATATCATTTTTTGAGATGCGGCAATCTGAAAAAAGCTTAATTGCCGTCCTCTTATTGAATTTGTCTTTTCTTCCTAAATTGATAAACAGCCTTAAATAATCCCGTTCAATGTCATTTCTATACACATCTTCCCCATAATACATATCCATCAAAGCTGCCGCAACATCTACAAGATTGTATTCTTCGTCAAGCTCCATTGCCAATGGCACAAACCTTTTATAATCATTTTTCTCCAATGTCTTTTTGATTTCAGCTATCATTTTATTGTACTTAACTTCCAATATGTCATCTACAGTTGGCAGTTCTTTTCGCTTTATTTTGCATCTTGTGGCTTTTTCTATCCTCTTCAATGCTGGATACTCCCTTGATGTCACTAATGTATAAGCGACACCACTTCGATTTGCTCTTCCTGTCCTGCCAATTCTGTGAACATACGATTCTACATCTTGTGGCAGATTGTAATTTATGACATGTGTCACATTCTCAATATCTATGCCTCTTGCTGCTACATCAGTCGCCACTAAGAAATCCAAAATACCTTCTTTGAATTTCCTAAGCGTATTTATCCTTTGATTTTGGCTCATATCACCATGCATACCTTCAACATTGTATCCTCTCGACTGCATATTTTCTGTAAGCTCATCAACTTCCTTTTTCGTTTTGCAGAAAATTATCGTGCTTGACGGCTCTTCAACATCTAATATTCTGCAAAGAGATTCAAACCTTTCTTGGTTTTTCACCTCGTAATAAAAATGCTGGACTGTTGAAACGGTCATAGTCTTTTTTACGATAGAAATAAATTTTGCATCGCTTTTCATGTATTTCTTTGCAAGATTCTTTATTTCATCCGGCATCGTGGCAGAAAACATCATGGTCTGTCTTTCTTTATTTGTATGGTTTATGATTTCTTTAATATCGTCTATAAACCCCATATCCAGCATTTCATCTGCTTCATCTAAAACAAGGTACTTCACATCGTTCAATCTCAATATATCCCTCTTAATAAGGTCCAGAACTCTGCCTGGAGTGCCAATTATTATATCTACGCCTCTTTTTATTGCTTTAATTTGCCTATCTATTTGCACGCCACCATAGACAGGAAGCAATCTCACTTTAGAATACTTTCCAATGCGGGCCAATTCATCATTTACTTGTATTGCCAACTCTCTTGTAGGAGTCAAAACAAGGCAAAACACTTTCCCCTCATTTGAACCAATATTGTTTATGATAGGTGCACCGTACGCCAGCGTCTTGCCGGTTCCTGTCTCTGCCTGTCCTATTACATCTGAGCCCTGCAACAACACAGGTATTACTTCCGACTGTATTTTAGATGGCTCTTCAAATCCCATATCGTCGATAGCTTTTAAAATTTTTTCATTTAAATTTAGTTCCTTAAAATCCATTAATCTTTTGTCTCCTTAATATTTTTTATTCACCTGGTATTATTTTTTACAAAATCAACTGCAATATGTGAATATCCAGGTATCTATTAAACTTGTAACCTAATTCCTTTAATGTACCAACAATTTTGAAGCCGTACTTTTCGTGCAAGTGAATGCTTACATCGTTGCCTTCAGATATTCTGGCTATTATAGTGTGAAATTCATTTTCCTTTGCGTGTTCTATAATCTTCTTGATTAATTTATCCCCAATGCCACGTCCCTTGTACGACTCATCAACGTAAATCGAGTCTTCCGCCACAGCCCTATAGCCGCATTTTTCAGACCAAATGGATAATGACGCCCAGCCTACAACAATGTCGTCTTCTATTGCCACAAAAACAGCATATCTGTCATTGTGGGCCTCAAACCACTTTTTATGATACTCTAATGGCCTTGGTTCAGTATCAATTGTTGCTGTTGTGTTTAATACAGCTTGATTGTATATGTCATTTATCCTTTCAATATCATCTATATTAGCTTTTCGAATGATCATAAAGACCGTTCCTTTCAATCAAATTGGCTTTAAAAGAATCCGATATAAATACTTTAACATATAATGCTGAAATTGCATATATATAATCAAAATAATTTTTAAAAATTCTCATGGAGATGTATTATATGAATAAGAAATCGATTGATATAA
This genomic interval carries:
- a CDS encoding DEAD/DEAH box helicase, which produces MDFKELNLNEKILKAIDDMGFEEPSKIQSEVIPVLLQGSDVIGQAETGTGKTLAYGAPIINNIGSNEGKVFCLVLTPTRELAIQVNDELARIGKYSKVRLLPVYGGVQIDRQIKAIKRGVDIIIGTPGRVLDLIKRDILRLNDVKYLVLDEADEMLDMGFIDDIKEIINHTNKERQTMMFSATMPDEIKNLAKKYMKSDAKFISIVKKTMTVSTVQHFYYEVKNQERFESLCRILDVEEPSSTIIFCKTKKEVDELTENMQSRGYNVEGMHGDMSQNQRINTLRKFKEGILDFLVATDVAARGIDIENVTHVINYNLPQDVESYVHRIGRTGRANRSGVAYTLVTSREYPALKRIEKATRCKIKRKELPTVDDILEVKYNKMIAEIKKTLEKNDYKRFVPLAMELDEEYNLVDVAAALMDMYYGEDVYRNDIERDYLRLFINLGRKDKFNKRTAIKLFSDCRISKNDIQDIDIFEKFSFVNVARSAAKNIIDQLSGKTIDGKRISVEISKPRK
- a CDS encoding GNAT family N-acetyltransferase, with product MIIRKANIDDIERINDIYNQAVLNTTATIDTEPRPLEYHKKWFEAHNDRYAVFVAIEDDIVVGWASLSIWSEKCGYRAVAEDSIYVDESYKGRGIGDKLIKKIIEHAKENEFHTIIARISEGNDVSIHLHEKYGFKIVGTLKELGYKFNRYLDIHILQLIL